The Arachis ipaensis cultivar K30076 chromosome B03, Araip1.1, whole genome shotgun sequence region GAATAATTGAAATGTATAAGCAATTAAGTGTCGAGCTTTGATCAAAATTAGGAGCTGACCCTTCCAATTTACTGATTTTGGTACTGTTAAACATGTGATTTACTGATAATAGCTCAGTCTTGATTGCAAGAACAATGAGCCCAATACAGCTCAGGTGCCACACTACAGAACAGATGCATATTCTGTTTCACATGGTTGGAGATTTCAAAAAATGAATTCAATAAGAAATAGTTAGCTATTCAAGCCTGGTGACAAGTTATTGTTATAGTGTGATCCCATTCTACGTTGAGAATACAGCTGGTTAAGGCATTAGTTAACAAGATTAGAATTATAAAGGAAATTGTTAGGGGAAGAAGTATCTAGATGGTGAGAAtataaaatcatataaaacaAAAAAACCAACATAATATCATGTTAGTACAATTTGTTGGCACTGACCGAACCTGtaattctttatattttttttttttcctggttGATAACATCTTTTGTTGCTATCAGAAGAAAACTCCAAGACATGTGAAGTTTGAAGCCTCTTAGGAAGAGAGAGAATGAATCACCACCATAAGCTTTAGATGATGACCACACTCCTGAACCCCCTCTGTGAACATCTGTATCTAAGAATCACATAGGATATGAACCTGTAAAGCAAGATGAAGCCCATCATCACCCCAACATTTTTCCATCTATTACTCTCCCCGCCATAACCTTCTTCTTTGAGCACATCTTCACCACTCACCACACATCCACCAAACATGTACTCCAAGCATTTACCTGAGTTGGAGAACTCATTTATTAGAAACCCTTCAAAGGGATACTTAAAAAGAGATATGTAATGCATAAAAATCCAATATTTTGGAATCTCATGCTGTGATATGAAGTATCCAGAGAACAAGAAGAATGATCCAATGACACCAGCAATGACTGAATTCCCAACAATGAAATTAGGCACCAGAGCACTGAAACAGACCACAACTGAATTTGCAGTGTATAGAATCAGCCATATCAGCAACAAGAAGTGTAGAAATGCCATGAAGTTCTTGTTGAGACCAACAAGCCAGTATAATGGAATTGAGAACAAAATGGCTAGGATTAGAAGAAATGGTAGGTAAACTAGGCCATTGGCAATAGCATAGGATGATACTCTGTAGCTTCCACAAGATGTCTCCTTCATCAGAATCTCCCTTTCTTGCAGAAAAATTGGTAGAGCTTCTATGGTGCTTGATAGCAAAAAAGTTAAAATGAAAGCAAATAGACCAACCCTTTCTTCTGCTCCCTCAAGATCATCCTTGAGATTACAAAAGATGGATCCCAGAACAAGCCCTGAAATCAGCATCTGAATAGTCCTACATGCAAAAAGCTCTTTTGTACGAAAGATGTTCTTGGAGAACCTATGAGTGAGGATCATAGTTTCTCTCAATCTAGAATTAGCAAAATCACAAGTGAAATCCATTCCAGCATTGATAGCTTCTTCATCAATCACCTTGGATTGTTGAAAGAGCTGTTGTAAAGTAAACCTACCACTTCTACACTCACCTTGTTCATCATCACCTTTCTTCTGAGGCAGCGCCGTCCCCTGCAATCGCCTTGGCGTTTGTACCAGGAATCTCTTGCATATCTGTTGTTGCTGAAAGGCATCAATGGACTCAATGGAAAACTCAACCACATTGACATGAAGGGGAAGCTCTAAACCCATTAGCCTCATATTCACACTAAGCAAATCAGCAGTGCCATGGTGTAAAACAGAACCATTTGCCAACAAAAGCAATGAATTGAGCAACTTCACAATTCTGAATCCGGGTTGATGGATACTAAGGATTATGGTTCTTCCCCTAGTATCAGCCATCACCTTAAGCATATCAATAATTTGCAATGCTGAAGTACTATCAAGACCAGAAGTTGGTTCATCCAAAATCAACACCTTTGGATCATGTATGACTTCAACACCAATAGAAACTCTGCGTCTTTCGCCACCGGATATTCCTCGGACCCTTTCGTCACCAATTCGCGCCCCGGCAACATGATCAAGTCCGAGCTCCTTGATCAGTGACTTGACCCTAGATTGGAGCTGCTCCTGAGGGAGCCTTAGCCTTAGCTTTGCACTGAACATCATAGTTTCTTCAACTGTAAGTAATGGAAACAAAGTATCCTTCTGTGTTACATAACCTGAGAGCTTCCTGAACTGAGCTTTCTCCACAGGCTTGTGATTCAGCAACACAGAACCACTCTGTGGAGTAACTTTTCCTGCAAGAATCTCAAGCAGTGATGATTTTCCAGCACCACTTGGCCCAACAATTGCAAGGATTTCCCATGGCTTGGCTTTGAAACTCACATTCTTGAGAACATGCCTTCCTCCTCCACTGCAACACCTTTGTGatgaagctttttctgcttctgcttcttcagcatcttcttcttcttcttcagcttcttCCAATTCTTGTTGTGGTGATTTACTGAAGATTTTAAAAGGGTGATCGGTTTTATGTTTGAGGATCTTGTAGTTGATGCCAATGGCCTCAACCTCACAACCTTGTATCTTCTTCATTTGAATAATAGGCTTTTTTCCTACTCTCtgtgtttcttcttctactcttactTTCTTATTATTCTCAAACTCATTTGgttctcttcttccctccttctCTTCTTTGCTCATTTTTTAATCACAAGATTTTTTTGCCTCACTACTGACAATGAAACCAATGAGTGGTTCGAAGGGATTTTGATGCAATAACACTCGGCACCTCGAACTTTGTATACATAGTTCACGTGCACTTGTTCTTTGATATTTTTTTCTCtactaaaacaaaattttataCATGCAATTACATTATTATTTGGCCATTAATAATCCACAAAATTAGTGATatatcaaatataaatagtgaacCATCTGATTATAAATAGTGCAATTCATCCtctcaatatataatagtttacaaGTCAAAATCATGTCTAATAATGCAAAAACTGAAAAACTTGTTTCAACACCTTttgtaaaacataaaaataatgtgATTGTGTATAATATTTCATACAttgaataatataatatatatattaagatGTCGGTCTCACTCTTGCTGTAATGTAAAATGTTAAAATATGAAAAATGGTTTCATGTGTTTGGACATCAAAAATAGAATAGTTCACGTGGATAATCTAGTTTTGTTGGTCTGGTTTCTAATTGTTTTGATGGACAGCTATGCATTAACCACAAGAAGCTCAGTACAGTAGCAATTAGCCAATACTAATTAGGTAAAATAATTGGAGGATGCCGTGTCAGATAACAGATTAGCATTGTTTAATTTATCACTTCAATGTGTTGGACAAAATATTGTTTATGACAACTAAGCTTCTCCTACCGCCTATTCTGTAACTTGTGTACTACTATTCTTTTTTCTATGTTCATCTATCTCATCATGTATGCAAAACAATGTTCTCACTTCTCACTATCATTCTAGTCTTGGACGGATTAATTTACTTGCTATATGAAAGTGATCATTTTCCAGTTTCCATGGCTCTAAATCTATCTCTACAATTAAACAAGAACAAAGTAAGAAACCCACGTTGTCTTATTTAGTATAAAGGGTTGAGACTTGCTTCTATTACAAATAGTTATCTGGTCAAATGTTAAGTTTGTCTAATCTTAAANNNNNNNNNNNNNNNNNNNNNNNNNNNNNNNNNNNNNNNNNNNNNNNNNNNNNNNNNNNNNNNNNNNNNNNNNNNNNNNNNNNNNNNNNNNNNNNNNNNNNNNNNNNNNNNNNNNNNNNNNNNNNNNNNNNNNNNNNNNNNNNNNNNNNNNNNNNNNNNNNNNNNNNNNNNNNNNNNNNNNNNNNNNNNNNNNNNNNNNNNNNNNNNNNNNNNNNNNNNNNNNNNNNNNNNNNNNNNNNNNNNNNNNNNNNNNNNNNNNNNNNNNNNNNNNNNNNNNNNNNNNNNNNNNNNNNNNNNNNNNNNNNNNNNNNNNNNNNNNNNNNNNNNNNNNNNNNNNNNNNNNNNNNNNNNNNNNNNNNNNNNNNNNNNNNNNNNNNNNNNNNNNNNNNNNNNNNNNNNNNNNNNNNNNNNNNNNNNNNNNNNNNNNNNNNNNNNNNNNNNNNNNNNNNNNNNNNNNNNNNNNNNNNNNNNNNNNNNNNNNNNATACATAATACATACTTTATTAGTGAAATTTTGGAGCAAATGCAAAGTTTAATTCTCATTACGCTTAATTGTTATTAGATATGATTATCTTATATCAAAATGAATCCTCTCATTTTTTTCTTGGTTAATGTTATAAGATGTGATTTTTCATTGTACATTTTTTAAGTAAGATCGAGAAAAAAGATGCGAGGAGAATTATATTTAATAgtatcaat contains the following coding sequences:
- the LOC107630942 gene encoding ABC transporter G family member 5 produces the protein MSKEEKEGRREPNEFENNKKVRVEEETQRVGKKPIIQMKKIQGCEVEAIGINYKILKHKTDHPFKIFSKSPQQELEEAEEEEEDAEEAEAEKASSQRCCSGGGRHVLKNVSFKAKPWEILAIVGPSGAGKSSLLEILAGKVTPQSGSVLLNHKPVEKAQFRKLSGYVTQKDTLFPLLTVEETMMFSAKLRLRLPQEQLQSRVKSLIKELGLDHVAGARIGDERVRGISGGERRRVSIGVEVIHDPKVLILDEPTSGLDSTSALQIIDMLKVMADTRGRTIILSIHQPGFRIVKLLNSLLLLANGSVLHHGTADLLSVNMRLMGLELPLHVNVVEFSIESIDAFQQQQICKRFLVQTPRRLQGTALPQKKGDDEQGECRSGRFTLQQLFQQSKVIDEEAINAGMDFTCDFANSRLRETMILTHRFSKNIFRTKELFACRTIQMLISGLVLGSIFCNLKDDLEGAEERVGLFAFILTFLLSSTIEALPIFLQEREILMKETSCGSYRVSSYAIANGLVYLPFLLILAILFSIPLYWLVGLNKNFMAFLHFLLLIWLILYTANSVVVCFSALVPNFIVGNSVIAGVIGSFFLFSGYFISQHEIPKYWIFMHYISLFKYPFEGFLINEFSNSGKCLEYMFGGCVVSGEDVLKEEGYGGESNRWKNVGVMMGFILLYRFISYVILRYRCSQRGFRSVVII